One window from the genome of Enterobacteriaceae bacterium Kacie_13 encodes:
- the rluE gene encoding 23S rRNA pseudouridine(2457) synthase RluE, translating to MNPLSFRNHNVKRFSKRPAKEQSASKGPRKVILFNKPFDVLPQFTDEAGRATLKDYIPLTDVYAAGRLDRDSEGLLVLTNDGKLQAALTQPGKRTGKIYYVQVEGVPDDAAVAALRDGIELKDGPTLPADAEIVDEPDWLWPRNPPIRERKAIPTTWLKITLYEGRNRQVRRMTAHVGFPTLRLVRYSMGEYTLGDLQPGQWKEVPHV from the coding sequence ATGAACCCGCTATCTTTTAGAAATCACAACGTTAAACGTTTCAGCAAACGGCCTGCCAAAGAACAATCTGCCTCAAAAGGGCCGAGAAAGGTGATTCTCTTCAATAAACCGTTCGATGTACTGCCACAATTCACTGATGAAGCGGGTCGGGCGACACTGAAGGATTACATTCCGTTAACAGACGTGTATGCCGCAGGCCGACTGGACCGCGACAGTGAAGGTTTACTGGTGCTGACCAACGATGGCAAACTGCAGGCTGCGCTGACACAACCGGGAAAGCGCACCGGCAAGATTTATTATGTTCAGGTCGAGGGCGTACCGGATGACGCTGCTGTGGCGGCCTTGCGTGACGGGATTGAGCTCAAAGATGGCCCTACTCTGCCCGCAGATGCAGAAATTGTTGATGAGCCAGACTGGTTATGGCCGCGCAATCCGCCCATCCGTGAGCGTAAAGCGATCCCCACGACGTGGCTGAAAATCACGTTGTATGAGGGCAGAAACCGCCAGGTGCGCCGCATGACGGCACACGTTGGTTTTCCGACGCTGCGTCTTGTCCGTTACAGCATGGGCGAGTACACCCTAGGCGATTTACAACCCGGACAATGGAAGGAAGTCCCACATGTTTAA
- a CDS encoding NUDIX domain-containing protein — protein MFKPHVTVACVVQAQGKFLVVEETVHGKVTWNQPAGHLEADETLVSAAKRELYEETGIHAEPQSFLGLHQWQAPDGTPFLRFAFVIDLPEMLDTAPQDDDIDQCRWVSAEDIIGSAQLRSPLVAESIRCYQQSPRYPLEILHNFNLPE, from the coding sequence ATGTTTAAACCACACGTTACCGTTGCCTGCGTGGTGCAGGCGCAGGGCAAATTTCTGGTCGTCGAAGAAACGGTCCACGGCAAAGTTACCTGGAACCAACCTGCCGGGCATCTTGAAGCTGATGAAACCTTAGTCAGCGCCGCAAAGCGCGAGCTGTATGAAGAAACCGGGATCCACGCCGAGCCACAATCTTTTCTCGGCCTGCATCAGTGGCAGGCACCGGACGGCACACCCTTCCTGCGTTTCGCGTTCGTCATCGACCTGCCCGAAATGCTGGACACCGCGCCACAGGATGACGATATCGATCAGTGCCGCTGGGTAAGCGCCGAAGACATTATCGGCTCCGCACAACTGCGCTCACCGCTGGTGGCCGAAAGCATCCGCTGTTATCAGCAATCCCCGCGTTACCCTCTGGAAATCCTGCACAATTTCAATCTGCCGGAATAA
- the mnmA gene encoding tRNA 2-thiouridine(34) synthase MnmA — MSDNSQKKVIVGMSGGVDSSVSAYLLQQQGYQVEGLFMKNWEEDDDEEYCTAATDLADAQAVCDKLGMKLHTVNFAAEYWDNVFELFLEEYKAGRTPNPDILCNKEIKFKAFLEFAAEDLGADYIATGHYVRRQDIDGVSHLLRGVDGNKDQSYFLYTLGHEQVAQSLFPVGELEKPEVRRIAEDLDLITAKKKDSTGICFIGERKFRDFLGRYLPAQPGVIKSVDGQVMGQHQGLMYHTLGQRKGLGIGGQKDGGEEPWYTVEKDVENNILYVAQGHEHPRLMSVGLIAQQLHWVDRKTLTAPLTCTVKTRYRQQDIPCVVTPLGEDRIEVRFDAPVAAVTPGQSAVFYLGEICLGGGVIEQRLPLQV, encoded by the coding sequence ATGTCTGACAACAGCCAGAAAAAAGTGATCGTCGGGATGTCCGGCGGTGTCGATTCCTCCGTATCTGCTTACCTTCTGCAACAGCAGGGTTATCAGGTCGAGGGCCTCTTCATGAAAAATTGGGAAGAGGATGACGACGAAGAGTATTGCACAGCTGCCACTGACCTCGCCGATGCGCAGGCCGTGTGCGATAAGCTGGGTATGAAACTGCACACCGTGAATTTCGCGGCGGAATATTGGGACAACGTGTTCGAATTATTCCTTGAGGAATATAAAGCCGGACGCACGCCAAATCCGGATATCCTGTGCAACAAAGAGATCAAATTTAAAGCCTTCCTGGAATTTGCCGCTGAAGATCTGGGTGCCGATTATATCGCCACCGGTCATTACGTGCGCCGCCAGGATATCGACGGTGTCAGCCATTTGCTGCGCGGCGTCGATGGCAACAAAGATCAAAGTTATTTTCTTTACACGCTTGGCCATGAGCAGGTTGCGCAAAGCCTGTTCCCGGTCGGTGAACTGGAAAAACCGGAAGTCCGCCGTATCGCGGAAGACCTGGATTTAATCACAGCGAAGAAGAAAGACTCCACCGGTATCTGTTTTATCGGTGAGCGTAAATTCCGCGATTTTCTCGGCCGCTATTTACCGGCGCAACCGGGTGTGATTAAAAGCGTTGACGGTCAGGTGATGGGGCAGCATCAGGGTCTGATGTACCACACGCTCGGTCAGCGTAAGGGGCTGGGCATTGGCGGGCAGAAAGACGGCGGCGAGGAGCCGTGGTACACCGTTGAAAAGGATGTAGAAAACAATATTCTGTATGTGGCACAGGGCCATGAACATCCGCGACTGATGTCCGTCGGTTTGATTGCGCAGCAACTGCACTGGGTTGACCGCAAAACGCTGACCGCCCCGCTGACCTGCACGGTGAAAACCCGCTACCGCCAGCAGGACATCCCCTGCGTAGTCACGCCACTGGGTGAAGACCGCATCGAAGTACGTTTCGATGCCCCCGTGGCCGCCGTGACTCCCGGCCAGTCTGCGGTGTTTTACCTCGGTGAAATCTGTCTGGGTGGTGGCGTCATTGAGCAACGTCTGCCACTTCAGGTCTGA
- the hflD gene encoding high frequency lysogenization protein HflD produces the protein MAKNYYDITLALAGICQAARLVQQLAHDGQCAQEEMSVSLRSLLEMNPASTLAVYGNNEANLKMGLETLLGVLNANRQGPGAELTRYALSLMVLERKLYANKSAMNKLGERIDQLDRQLAHYELESDTMISSLASIYVDVVSPAGPRIQVTGSPAILQNSQVQSKVRAILLAGIRSAVLWHQVGGGRLQLMFSRNRLFEQAKNILAHC, from the coding sequence GTGGCTAAAAATTATTATGACATTACGCTGGCATTGGCGGGGATCTGTCAGGCAGCACGCCTGGTTCAGCAACTGGCACACGACGGCCAATGCGCTCAGGAAGAAATGTCAGTTTCGCTGCGCAGCCTGCTGGAGATGAATCCGGCTTCCACGCTGGCGGTGTACGGTAATAATGAAGCCAATTTAAAGATGGGACTGGAAACGCTGCTAGGCGTGCTGAACGCCAACCGTCAGGGGCCGGGCGCTGAGTTAACGCGCTACGCGTTAAGCCTGATGGTGCTCGAACGCAAGCTGTACGCCAATAAATCGGCCATGAATAAGTTGGGTGAACGTATTGATCAGCTCGATCGCCAGCTGGCGCATTATGAGCTCGAATCCGACACCATGATAAGTTCCCTGGCTTCAATTTATGTCGACGTTGTCAGCCCTGCAGGTCCGCGTATTCAGGTCACCGGCTCACCGGCTATCTTACAAAATTCGCAGGTTCAGTCCAAAGTCCGCGCCATTTTACTGGCAGGTATCCGCTCCGCGGTACTCTGGCATCAGGTTGGCGGTGGTCGTTTGCAATTAATGTTTTCCCGTAATCGCTTGTTTGAACAGGCGAAAAATATTCTCGCTCATTGTTAA
- the purB gene encoding adenylosuccinate lyase, translating into MELSSLTAVSPVDGRYGDKVSALRTIFSEFGLLKFRVQVEVRWLQKLAACAEIKEVPAFDADANAFLDQLVANFDVNDAQRIKDIEKTTNHDVKAVEYFLKEKVATIPALHAVSEFIHFACTSEDINNLSHALMLQTARQDVVLPYWKQIIDAVKGLAHKYRDIPLLSRTHGQPATPSTIGKELANVAYRMDRQFKQLGNVEILGKINGAVGNYNAHIVAYPEVDWHQFSEEFVTSLGVTWNPYTTQIEPHDYIAELFDCVARFNTILIDFDRDIWGYIALNHFKQRTIAGEIGSSTMPHKVNPIDFENSEGNLGLSNAVLQHLASKLPVSRWQRDLTDSTVLRNLGVGLGYALIAYQATMKGVSKLEVNEANLANELDHNWEVLAEPIQTVMRRYGIEKPYEKLKELTRGKRVDAAGMQTFIDSLELPEEEKVRLKAMTPGNYIGRATKMVDELE; encoded by the coding sequence ATGGAATTATCCTCACTGACCGCCGTTTCCCCCGTTGATGGACGCTACGGTGATAAAGTCAGCGCGCTGCGTACTATTTTCAGCGAATTTGGCCTGCTGAAATTTCGTGTGCAGGTTGAAGTACGTTGGCTGCAAAAACTGGCCGCCTGTGCAGAAATTAAGGAAGTTCCTGCTTTTGATGCCGACGCAAACGCTTTCCTTGACCAGTTAGTGGCCAATTTCGATGTTAATGACGCTCAGCGCATTAAAGATATCGAGAAAACCACCAACCATGACGTGAAAGCGGTTGAGTATTTTCTGAAAGAAAAAGTGGCCACTATCCCTGCCCTGCATGCGGTGTCTGAGTTCATCCACTTCGCCTGTACCTCCGAAGACATCAACAACCTGTCTCACGCTTTGATGCTGCAAACCGCCCGTCAGGATGTCGTCTTGCCGTACTGGAAACAAATCATCGATGCCGTGAAAGGTCTGGCGCACAAATACCGCGACATTCCGTTACTGTCCCGTACTCACGGCCAGCCTGCTACACCATCCACCATCGGTAAAGAGCTGGCTAACGTCGCTTACCGCATGGATCGCCAGTTTAAGCAGCTGGGAAATGTGGAAATCCTTGGCAAAATCAACGGCGCCGTTGGCAACTATAATGCCCACATCGTGGCTTACCCGGAAGTGGACTGGCATCAGTTCAGCGAAGAATTCGTCACTTCACTGGGCGTAACCTGGAACCCATACACCACACAAATCGAGCCGCATGACTACATCGCCGAGCTGTTTGACTGCGTTGCCCGTTTCAACACCATTCTGATCGACTTTGACCGCGACATCTGGGGCTACATTGCCCTGAATCACTTCAAACAGCGCACCATTGCTGGCGAAATCGGTTCATCCACCATGCCGCACAAAGTTAACCCGATAGACTTCGAAAACTCCGAAGGCAACCTTGGCTTGTCTAACGCGGTATTGCAGCATCTGGCGAGCAAACTGCCGGTTTCCCGCTGGCAGCGCGACCTGACGGATTCCACCGTGCTGCGTAACCTGGGCGTCGGTCTGGGCTACGCTCTGATTGCTTATCAGGCAACCATGAAAGGCGTCAGCAAGCTGGAAGTGAACGAAGCGAATCTGGCAAACGAACTGGATCACAACTGGGAAGTACTGGCTGAGCCTATCCAGACCGTGATGCGTCGTTATGGCATCGAGAAACCTTACGAGAAGCTGAAAGAACTGACCCGTGGCAAACGTGTTGACGCAGCGGGCATGCAGACATTTATCGATTCTCTGGAATTACCGGAAGAAGAGAAGGTGCGCCTGAAAGCCATGACACCGGGTAACTACATTGGCCGTGCGACCAAAATGGTTGATGAGCTCGAGTAA
- a CDS encoding MFS transporter, whose translation MSALTERITNKEKLGFGLGDAASHIVFDSSVAILAYFYTNIYGLSPAVMGTLFLVVRILDAITDPIMGAIADQTKSRWGRFRPWLLIICVPFAVSCVLVYSTPDFGQTAKIVYAVLAYIFMTIMYTAINIPYCSLGAAITADPQDNLSLQSWRFAIAPIGGAMGTALILPLADFIAPGDRATGMQWAMGIFGLIGCLMFLTCFLTTRERITPVKEENMNILRDVRILMKNDQWRILSVYNLAMLCGVVVRGSLLVYFVQYVLHQGSGIISIFMLATTVAAVIGSLFAKSLGSWMCKIRASVWVNILSALVGLLFLILPTEYWIPAFIVHIVLNLLQGINAPLQWSMITDANNYGEWKTQRRITGMNIAANIFVIKLGVAIGGALTGWGLAWFGYQAGVEQQSAEAVRGVLILFTVLPAIFYLITAFSIRYYRLTEDRMNDIIGDLRQSKFQTQS comes from the coding sequence ATGTCGGCGTTAACTGAACGGATCACCAACAAAGAAAAACTGGGTTTTGGATTAGGCGACGCAGCAAGTCATATCGTTTTTGATTCTTCCGTTGCCATTCTGGCGTACTTCTATACCAACATTTACGGGCTTTCTCCTGCTGTGATGGGGACGTTATTCTTAGTAGTAAGAATTTTAGATGCCATTACTGACCCGATTATGGGGGCGATTGCCGATCAGACCAAAAGCCGCTGGGGGCGTTTCCGTCCATGGTTACTAATTATTTGTGTGCCGTTTGCCGTGAGCTGCGTACTGGTATATTCGACGCCAGATTTTGGACAAACCGCAAAAATTGTTTACGCCGTGCTGGCTTACATCTTCATGACCATCATGTATACGGCTATTAATATTCCTTATTGTTCCCTGGGTGCGGCGATCACGGCTGACCCGCAGGACAACCTGTCGTTACAGTCCTGGCGCTTTGCCATTGCGCCAATAGGCGGCGCGATGGGGACGGCGTTAATCCTGCCACTGGCGGACTTTATCGCACCGGGTGACCGCGCAACGGGGATGCAGTGGGCGATGGGGATTTTCGGTTTGATTGGTTGCCTGATGTTCCTGACTTGCTTCCTTACCACCCGCGAGCGTATTACACCGGTCAAAGAAGAGAATATGAATATCCTGCGAGATGTCCGTATTCTGATGAAAAATGATCAGTGGCGCATTCTCTCTGTTTATAACCTCGCCATGTTGTGCGGTGTCGTTGTCCGCGGAAGTTTATTAGTGTATTTCGTGCAATATGTCCTGCATCAGGGCAGCGGTATTATTTCTATCTTCATGCTGGCAACTACGGTTGCGGCGGTTATTGGCAGCTTATTCGCTAAGTCTCTGGGTTCATGGATGTGTAAAATCCGTGCTTCCGTATGGGTCAACATATTAAGTGCGCTGGTCGGTTTATTATTCCTTATTCTTCCAACGGAATATTGGATCCCTGCGTTTATCGTGCATATTGTTCTTAATCTCTTGCAAGGCATTAATGCACCGTTACAGTGGTCAATGATTACGGATGCCAATAATTACGGCGAATGGAAAACCCAGCGCCGTATTACGGGTATGAATATCGCGGCGAATATTTTTGTTATTAAACTTGGCGTGGCAATTGGTGGCGCATTGACAGGATGGGGGTTAGCGTGGTTTGGTTATCAGGCCGGTGTGGAACAACAATCGGCTGAGGCTGTACGCGGTGTTCTGATTCTTTTTACTGTGCTGCCCGCTATTTTCTATCTGATTACGGCGTTCTCTATCCGCTATTACCGTTTAACTGAAGACCGGATGAACGACATTATTGGCGATTTGCGTCAGAGCAAATTCCAGACACAGAGTTAA
- a CDS encoding beta-glucosidase — MSAIYKDAHRTAHERAADLLLRMTPEEKFAQMHAFWLILSADGQHRERTDLSDEFAGVTKQVALSERLKRGIGQITRPLGTHIVEAKEGVRALNRLQKTLLEETRLGIPALFHEECLVGLLCKDATLFPSPLNYASTWDPDLMQRVAAAIGDEARSTGCRQGLAPVLDVSRDVRWGRTEETFGEDPYLVGVMATRFVQGLQGEKRDVLATLKHYVGHSFSEGARNHAPVHLGFSELNDTFLLPFEMAVKLANAGSVMPAYHDIDNQPGHSDAFLMTTLLREQWGFDGLIVADYGGVSLLHQHHGVSRNATESAALAFNAGLDIELPKDDCARHLAEAVEQGLISMAKIDEIVGRILLEKFRLGLFEHPYTDEHAIALQTPETRELAYEAAVNSITMLENNGVLPLHGQQSLAVIGPTADDPLALLSGYSFPVHLIISDIQDSASQVVTPLQALQQRLGTQSVRYAKGCHIIEKRVAGAPVFPGDAGKAMQTSPVSQDTSLIADAVDVAKQCDVALVFVGDLAGLFQSGTVGEGSDTDSLQLPGVQQQLLEAVVETGKPVVVVMTGGRPYNLGGLEDRVAALVMAWAPGQEGGYAIADVLTGVREPAGRLVISVPHSAGAMPYYYNHKLKSGGTPYAFHFGSRYPFGYGKTWTTFAYGDLIFDQTKVQSLNGNVVAKITVTNIGCREGSEVVQVYVRDRVASQVRPVVELKAFRRVHLAPGQSVELTFTIPTDMLNFTQRSGQRVVEPGEFDIRIGASSGDIRSQGMVEVTGEVRELEKKWRMESHCNARY; from the coding sequence ATGTCTGCCATTTATAAGGATGCCCACCGCACGGCGCACGAGCGCGCTGCCGATTTACTGCTGCGAATGACGCCGGAAGAAAAATTCGCCCAGATGCACGCTTTCTGGCTTATTTTGTCTGCCGATGGGCAGCACCGTGAACGCACCGATCTGAGCGACGAATTTGCCGGCGTAACAAAGCAGGTGGCACTCAGCGAGCGACTAAAACGGGGCATCGGACAGATTACCCGACCGCTGGGAACGCACATTGTCGAGGCGAAAGAAGGCGTCCGCGCGCTCAATCGTCTGCAAAAAACCTTATTGGAAGAAACACGGCTGGGTATTCCGGCACTATTTCATGAGGAGTGTCTGGTCGGCCTGCTTTGCAAAGACGCCACGCTGTTTCCATCTCCGCTGAACTATGCCTCCACATGGGATCCGGATTTAATGCAGCGCGTCGCTGCCGCTATTGGCGACGAAGCGCGCAGCACTGGTTGCCGCCAGGGGTTAGCGCCAGTGCTGGATGTCTCGCGCGATGTACGCTGGGGACGAACCGAAGAAACCTTTGGTGAAGATCCTTATCTGGTCGGCGTAATGGCGACCCGCTTTGTGCAGGGTTTGCAGGGGGAAAAACGTGATGTGCTGGCGACGCTGAAACATTACGTCGGCCATTCATTTAGCGAAGGCGCGCGCAACCATGCGCCGGTGCATCTGGGTTTTAGCGAACTGAATGATACTTTCCTGCTGCCATTCGAAATGGCGGTCAAACTGGCAAACGCCGGTTCCGTGATGCCTGCTTATCACGACATTGATAATCAGCCCGGCCATTCCGATGCGTTCCTGATGACCACGCTTTTGCGTGAACAATGGGGCTTTGATGGCCTGATTGTGGCGGACTACGGCGGCGTCAGCCTGTTACATCAACATCACGGCGTCAGTCGCAATGCGACAGAATCCGCCGCGCTGGCCTTCAATGCCGGTCTGGATATCGAACTCCCCAAAGATGACTGCGCCCGCCATCTGGCTGAGGCCGTTGAACAGGGTCTGATCTCAATGGCAAAAATCGACGAAATCGTCGGGCGTATCTTGCTGGAGAAATTCCGTCTCGGGCTGTTTGAACACCCTTATACCGATGAACATGCCATCGCGCTACAGACTCCGGAAACTCGCGAACTGGCTTATGAGGCAGCCGTCAATTCCATTACGATGCTGGAAAATAACGGCGTGTTGCCTCTACATGGCCAGCAGAGCCTGGCAGTCATCGGGCCGACGGCAGACGATCCGCTCGCGCTGTTGAGCGGCTACAGCTTCCCTGTTCATCTGATCATCAGCGATATACAAGACAGCGCCTCACAGGTAGTGACACCATTGCAGGCTTTACAGCAGCGCCTGGGCACCCAATCCGTGCGCTACGCCAAAGGTTGTCACATCATTGAGAAACGCGTCGCGGGCGCGCCGGTCTTTCCTGGGGATGCAGGAAAAGCGATGCAAACCTCACCGGTGTCTCAGGATACCAGCCTGATTGCCGATGCCGTTGACGTAGCCAAACAATGTGATGTCGCGCTGGTATTTGTCGGCGATCTCGCCGGACTCTTCCAAAGTGGCACCGTCGGGGAAGGTTCGGACACGGATAGCCTGCAACTGCCCGGCGTCCAGCAACAACTGCTGGAAGCGGTAGTCGAAACCGGAAAACCGGTGGTAGTGGTAATGACCGGTGGACGCCCGTATAACCTGGGCGGGCTGGAAGATCGGGTAGCGGCGCTGGTTATGGCATGGGCTCCGGGTCAGGAAGGCGGCTATGCGATAGCCGATGTCCTGACGGGCGTACGCGAACCGGCCGGGCGCTTAGTGATCTCCGTCCCTCATAGCGCGGGCGCGATGCCTTATTACTACAATCACAAACTCAAGAGCGGCGGTACGCCTTATGCCTTCCACTTTGGCTCACGTTATCCGTTTGGGTACGGCAAAACGTGGACGACTTTCGCTTACGGCGATCTGATCTTTGACCAGACGAAGGTGCAGTCACTCAATGGGAATGTGGTGGCTAAAATTACCGTCACCAACATCGGCTGTCGGGAAGGGAGCGAGGTGGTACAGGTATATGTCCGTGACCGCGTAGCCTCGCAGGTTCGCCCCGTTGTGGAGCTGAAAGCCTTCCGGCGCGTACATTTGGCACCGGGTCAAAGTGTCGAACTGACGTTCACCATTCCGACTGATATGCTGAATTTCACTCAACGCAGCGGACAACGCGTGGTCGAACCCGGCGAATTCGACATTCGCATTGGCGCGTCCAGCGGCGATATCCGCAGTCAGGGTATGGTCGAAGTCACGGGCGAAGTACGCGAATTGGAGAAAAAATGGCGGATGGAAAGCCATTGCAACGCCAGATACTAA
- a CDS encoding UTRA domain-containing protein, translating to MSMDTNQQVLEKLKIDLAQTGTMPLYLCFNESVRQALEAGILQDGDFLPSERQFTEALGISRITVRKALSKLEEDGHIGRSRGYGTFIKKTSDAKLSYSLADMKGFSREVMLQGRKPDTLWISRDQISASALIASRLAVTEGTPVYMLKRIHYIDTRPMSVAVSYVIMAAIGDVQDIGVSLYDYFNRNNIELGALQSRVSAAMADPEMMQALQLSEPMPLLIIKQTLFDGQNRPIEYSESFCRSDMYEFISED from the coding sequence ATGAGCATGGATACCAACCAGCAGGTGCTGGAAAAACTGAAAATCGATCTGGCGCAGACCGGCACGATGCCGCTGTATTTGTGCTTTAACGAATCGGTACGTCAGGCGCTGGAAGCGGGCATTTTGCAGGACGGCGATTTTCTGCCAAGCGAGCGTCAGTTCACCGAAGCGCTGGGCATCTCACGTATCACCGTGCGCAAGGCGCTTTCAAAGTTGGAAGAAGACGGACACATTGGCCGTTCGCGTGGTTACGGCACGTTCATTAAAAAAACCAGTGATGCCAAACTGTCTTATTCGCTGGCCGACATGAAAGGATTCTCGCGCGAGGTGATGTTGCAGGGCCGCAAGCCCGATACGTTGTGGATCAGCCGCGATCAGATCTCGGCCTCAGCGCTAATTGCCAGCAGACTGGCGGTCACTGAAGGTACGCCGGTGTACATGCTCAAGCGTATTCATTACATCGATACGCGCCCGATGTCAGTGGCGGTTTCCTACGTGATCATGGCAGCCATTGGCGACGTGCAGGATATCGGCGTTTCTCTGTATGACTATTTCAACCGTAATAATATCGAACTTGGCGCTCTGCAAAGCCGGGTCAGCGCGGCGATGGCCGACCCAGAAATGATGCAGGCTTTACAACTGAGCGAACCCATGCCGCTGCTGATCATCAAACAAACGCTGTTCGACGGTCAAAACCGCCCAATTGAATACAGCGAAAGTTTTTGTCGCAGCGACATGTACGAGTTCATCAGCGAAGACTGA
- a CDS encoding kinase: MNQGHRELLQTLTQSDWYQQSSVMVIGAAVMDMVARADALPVRGGDIAADVTGFHLGGCALNIALGLKQLGIHSQNLLPVGEGMWSDRLRREMAVRNITSDLQVSGADNGWCLALVEPDGERTFISIDGVENQWQPAWLAAATPEDGLVYVSGYQLGAKQGTVLIDWLETLPDAVRLVVDFGPRLDVMPKSRIDRVIRPGVILTLNEREATLLGFSGDAETFCRALHVKTHELVVLRCGEQGSYYYASDSDCGWIAARKITVADSIGAGDSHCAGLLAGLSLGLTHWQSMTLANCVAAYVVSQTGGDCAPTLVQLVSSLESID; the protein is encoded by the coding sequence ATGAACCAGGGCCATCGCGAATTACTCCAGACGCTCACGCAGAGCGACTGGTATCAGCAGTCCTCGGTGATGGTCATCGGTGCAGCGGTCATGGATATGGTCGCCCGAGCGGATGCGTTACCGGTGCGCGGTGGCGATATCGCGGCGGATGTCACTGGATTCCATCTCGGTGGCTGTGCGCTGAATATTGCGTTGGGGCTGAAACAACTCGGTATTCATAGCCAAAATCTGCTGCCGGTGGGCGAAGGTATGTGGAGCGATCGCCTGCGCCGGGAAATGGCGGTGCGGAATATCACTTCGGATTTGCAGGTGAGCGGGGCAGATAATGGTTGGTGTCTGGCGCTGGTTGAACCCGACGGAGAGCGTACGTTTATTTCTATCGACGGCGTGGAAAACCAATGGCAGCCCGCGTGGCTGGCGGCGGCCACGCCGGAAGACGGACTGGTGTATGTGTCAGGATATCAGCTGGGCGCAAAACAGGGAACGGTGCTGATCGACTGGCTGGAAACCTTACCGGACGCGGTGCGCCTGGTCGTGGATTTCGGGCCAAGGCTGGATGTGATGCCTAAATCGCGCATCGACCGGGTGATCCGCCCCGGCGTCATCCTGACGCTCAATGAACGCGAAGCCACTTTACTCGGTTTTTCCGGGGACGCTGAGACCTTCTGCCGTGCGTTACACGTAAAAACGCATGAACTGGTGGTGCTGCGCTGCGGCGAACAAGGGAGTTATTACTATGCGTCGGACAGCGATTGCGGCTGGATCGCAGCGCGGAAGATCACGGTGGCCGACAGCATCGGGGCGGGCGATAGCCACTGCGCTGGCTTGCTGGCCGGGTTGTCTCTCGGCCTGACGCATTGGCAAAGCATGACGTTGGCCAACTGCGTGGCGGCCTATGTCGTTTCGCAGACGGGCGGAGACTGTGCACCGACGCTGGTACAGCTGGTCAGTTCGCTGGAAAGTATTGATTAA
- a CDS encoding ADP-ribosylglycohydrolase family protein — translation MTQLSLESRMLGALYGQMLGDALGMPSELWPRARVKKHFGWIDRFLDGPVENSAACYFTAAQFTDDTSMALALADALLEANGRVVPELIARNVIRWVDSFDAFNKNILGPSSKLALAEQKKGVAIEALENNGVTNGAAMRVSPLGCVLPSAPLEHFCEQVSLASSPTHKSDIAVAGAVVIAWAVSRAIEGASWAEIRLALPDIAKYAQTRQPTTFSASLAARIELAFATVDKAEGTEQASEAVYQLIGAGVSTIESVPAALAMVELAGTCPNQCALLCANLGGDTDTIGAMATAICGALNGIEAFRPEWLEELKRVNPQDMTRYSSAFQRFRRQAQEGV, via the coding sequence ATGACACAGCTAAGCCTTGAGAGCCGTATGCTCGGCGCGTTGTACGGACAAATGCTGGGGGATGCGCTGGGTATGCCGTCTGAGCTCTGGCCACGCGCGCGAGTAAAAAAGCATTTTGGCTGGATCGACCGTTTTCTCGATGGCCCGGTGGAAAACAGTGCTGCCTGCTATTTCACCGCTGCACAGTTCACCGACGATACTTCAATGGCGCTGGCGCTCGCCGATGCGCTGCTGGAGGCGAACGGAAGGGTGGTGCCGGAACTGATTGCCCGCAATGTCATCCGCTGGGTCGACAGCTTTGATGCCTTCAACAAAAACATTCTCGGGCCAAGTTCCAAACTGGCGCTGGCGGAGCAGAAGAAGGGCGTGGCAATTGAGGCACTGGAAAACAATGGTGTGACAAATGGCGCGGCGATGCGCGTATCGCCGCTCGGTTGTGTGTTGCCTTCTGCGCCGCTGGAGCATTTCTGCGAGCAGGTGTCGCTCGCATCAAGCCCGACACATAAATCTGATATTGCCGTTGCTGGCGCGGTAGTGATCGCCTGGGCGGTTTCGCGTGCCATAGAAGGTGCGAGCTGGGCGGAGATCCGTCTGGCACTGCCGGATATTGCCAAATATGCCCAGACGCGGCAACCGACCACGTTCAGCGCATCACTGGCGGCGCGCATCGAACTGGCGTTCGCCACCGTCGATAAAGCTGAAGGCACTGAACAGGCCTCCGAAGCTGTGTATCAGCTGATTGGCGCAGGCGTCAGTACCATCGAATCTGTACCTGCCGCGCTGGCGATGGTGGAACTGGCGGGAACCTGCCCGAATCAGTGCGCGCTGCTATGCGCCAATCTCGGCGGCGATACCGACACTATCGGGGCGATGGCGACTGCCATTTGCGGTGCGCTCAACGGTATAGAAGCATTCAGACCTGAATGGTTGGAAGAACTCAAACGGGTGAATCCGCAGGATATGACGCGCTATAGCAGCGCATTTCAGCGCTTCCGTCGGCAGGCACAGGAGGGCGTATGA